The Amaranthus tricolor cultivar Red isolate AtriRed21 chromosome 6, ASM2621246v1, whole genome shotgun sequence genome has a segment encoding these proteins:
- the LOC130815780 gene encoding uncharacterized protein LOC130815780, whose amino-acid sequence MSLTINAFLLYIFSYGVQFCFALDSITSPHFLKDPETIVSNNCLFRLGFFSPPNSANRYVGIWYDRPSVMEVIWVSNRNNPLTDSNGVLKLSVDGNLQVSNARNTTLWSSNVKYTAAGSSVAQLLDSGNLVIKGITSNANSENGSVIWQSFEHPTDSILPSMSFNLSPNSSLRRVLRAWRSSSDPSDGKFSIGTRSLDVLEVVLWDRDQPYWRSGPWNGNIFLGARYQNTGYGKIAQEVVGGMNALVFADANETLMSHYTLSYLGIVAQRWWDDGNKKWEISLKAPDNECDNFGKCGVFGSCNPQSSPICSCLKGFKPKNKEEWRRGNWTSGCTRRKELQCGLAGSEQDGFLRLQMMKVPENAELVIGLNLDQCRTACLTNCSCLAYAYDTQITCLTWSGSLIDVANLSPGGVDLFLRLAQSELNNKKRFKEIIAVSIISAAAAVSAIICLLIWMAYRSNCKSRPLRLTEFEKKTAIPDPFMFGDRSELLINDLQILEFVKLAEATNNFSVTNLLGSGGFGPVYKGKLESGQEIAVKRLSRASGQGVEEFMNEVELISKLQHRNLVKLLGCCVEGEEKMLIYEYLPNKSLDAFLFDPLKHKFLQWKQRFNIIQGICRGLLYLHRDSRLKIIHRDLKASNILLDEDLNPKISDFGMARIFGGNQDQVSTRRIVGTYGYLSPEYAMEGHFSEKSDVYSFGVLLLEIVSGKKNSSFWYQEDSLSLLGYAWKLWNENSIILLIQPSISSPDNQDEILRCIHVGLLCVQTLAKNRPNTSVIISMLVGDIINLPSPEAPAFVTRQVYTDTGSSQITEESSSTNHVTITNLSASTNPLSSIKFAGNGFTDWKRSVVITLSARNKLGFLNGDYPEPEPNTSEHAAWIRCNDLIISWLLYSLDTQIAKSVLYFKIASEIWIDLEERFCYTSGAQLYDLEQQLYELHQVTKSISEYYTRLKVLWDELNSAFPLPTCTCNKCTCNLTQKIFKAQQDQRLIQFLMKVSEHFTHVRSSILMQQPLPPRSLPLKPYSVNRTFNSNNQQKFNGSSGSNQKYNSGNFDNQQRYSSKRPSSSYYCTHCKIHGHSNSRCFELHGYPPGFKGFRNKNVAALTQQSTDLQDPPDNPKNATIPMEEYKYLLQCMNKQEIPHTQSISSDTLHSAQAQLVGKICLLSCMKSSWILDSGATNHFCSELNLFDEWQSVDGNENFITIPNGTKIPVKHVGTVKLSDKLKLLNVLHVPDFEFNLISVHKLSTDLDCKITFSGDKCFLQAQKLREPALLLGRLRGGPYHIEDSLCYKDSHSPVHSYVSSKCLNATTEAQLWHLRLGHLPFKQVKSLFPNQLKTEDIICKICPLARQTRFPFENSSIKSLKPFQLIHVDLWGPYKVKNHNGFNQFVTIVDDYTRHVWITLIKYKSDVISVLKNFIHYVETQFSSTVMCLRSDNAREIKESEMKLFLLNKGIIHQTSCPETPQQNGVVERKHRHLLETARALHFQAKLPSKFWGESVLCAAHIINRMPLKSINQSSPYERLFGQKPSLQHLKCYGCLCFTSTLSNNRTKFDTRARLCVFIGYPPHQKAYKVLDLLTNTIHISRDVVFHEQHFPFHHHTSNSDLASIPFHDIFLPHITSHSSNILDDEPDIFQHSAPIIDNDHLPPTSDLLNDFPAITTDPTTSSSQTRQSTRIHKPPPYLNDYLCSTISSSNFKCNAVEYSSLPQQHQALLAHSSQIPEPTSFLEAASDQNWVRAMEQELQALRANETWEVVPLPTHKKPIGCKWVYKLKLKSDGSIERFKARLVAKGFTQKYGIDFEETFSPVIKMPTIRCLLALAAQKNWDLHQLDVNNAFLHGDLHEEVYMKMPEGIPNPNGYVCKLKKSIYGLKQASRQWFSKLVKKLQTQGFIQSKNDYSLFIKREGDQLTLAAVYVDDIILTGNHTPTILALKHHLHTTFSIKDLGPLHFFLGMKICKTSAGIVLTQHKFTKELLKFSGLDLSRRTTTPLPSSFKLHPNIGSPYPDPAFYRSLVGKLNFLTHSRPDLTFAVQTLSQFMQDPKVPHMQALHHTLRYVAGSIGQEILLKAGERLSLIGYSDSDWATCPTTRRSITGYLVLFGGSPVSWKRKKQSTISKSSSEAEYRAMAAVASEITWLVRLLDEIGVSNLKPVTIYCDNQSAISIGKNPVHHERTKHIEIDAHFTREKVLDGLLQLQYLPTSQQLADAFTKTLSAAQLQYLMTKLGLVQATIPSLRGLKLHIPVEKIILAINSVFLAMTKTLDKLQVKTKFINRIKFLNKTMYLLDYAFLLYVFAFGARFCSTEDSIASTKLLKDPETILSNNGRFRLGFFGISTFTNRYVGIWYNHPSEKEVIWVANRNNPLTDSSGLLKLSVDGNLKVYNARNETLWSSNVNNPGTNFSIAQLLDDGNLVIKGFSFNTTHENGTTIWQSFQNPSDSIIPNMSFSSAPYSNLRRVQAWKSPSDPSKGRFSLGISAKNSLGIFEIIIYDENKPHWRTGPWNGNVFIGIRSNHTGYGNILVRGSFTQQEVGGMLSLIYAAANQTLLPHYVLTNQGILAQRWWDENNKSWKIAFQAPSNECDIYGKCGEFGYCNPQTEPICRCLKGFEPKNEEEWRRGNWTSGCKRRKQLQCDEAGGGQNVFLRLQMMKVPENAELTMGLNKDECRNACLTNCSCLAYAYDNQIKCLKWSRTLIDVADLSPVGVDLYLRLAKSELNDNKKIRTSILVSVILGSVAVVAIMWFLWRFLYKRSPTKCEVPPLIISETADQKETADTFVLGDKSKVTIHDLQFVKFEKLVKATYNFHESNLLGTGGFGEVYKGKLIDGQEIAVKRLARASRQGTEEFINEIQLISKLQHRNLVKLLGCCVERDERMLIYEYLPNKSMDAFLFDPEKRDHLDWKKRYNIIEGICRGLLYLHRDSRFKIIHRDLKLSNILLDKDLNPKISDFGMARIFESNQDKACTQRVVGTYGYMAPEYVMEGHYSEKSDIFSFGVLLIEILSGQKSNRFSYEDSLGLLGYAWKLWNQDKILSLIDPLISGTGLQGEIVRCIHVGLLCVQEYAKDRPNTSVILSMLIGDTVDLPSPKPPAFMTRQIYTDSRASQTVEDTSSTNYVTNTTLTVR is encoded by the exons ATGAGTCTTACAATTAATGCATTTCTTCTTTACATATTTTCATATGGTGTACAATTCTGTTTTGCCTTAGATAGCATAACATCCCCTCATTTCTTAAAAGACCCAGAAACAATAGTCTCCAACAATTGCTTATTTAGATTAGGATTCTTTAGCCCTCCAAACTCTGCTAATCGTTATGTTGGCATTTGGTATGATCGCCCTTCGGTAATGGAAGTTATATGGGTATCTAACAGGAATAATCCCCTAACTGATTCTAATGGTGTGCTTAAATTATCAGTAGATGGGAATCTCCAAGTCAGTAATGCAAGAAATACGACCCTTTGGTCATCAAATGTAAAGTATACCGCTGCTGGATCTTCTGTGGCTCAACTGTTGGATTCTGGTAACCTTGTCATCAAAGGAATCACATCAAATGCAAATAGTGAAAATGGGAGTGTCATATGGCAGAGTTTTGAGCACCCTACAGATTCGATTTTACCAAGTATGAGCTTTAATCTTAGCCCAAATTCTAGTTTAAGACGGGTCCTGCGAGCTTGGAGAAGCTCTTCAGACCCATCAGATGGAAAATTTTCTATTGGTACTAGATCTTTAGATGTGCTCGAGGTTGTCTTGTGGGACAGAGATCAGCCATACTGGCGAAGTGGTCCTTGGAATGGTAATATTTTCCTTGGGGCAAGGTACCAGAACACTGGCTATGGTAAAATCGCACAGGAAGTAGTTGGAGGAATGAATGCCTTAGTTTTTGCTGATGCCAATGAGACTTTGATGTCACATTATACATTAAGTTATCTAGGAatagtagctcaaagatggtggGATGATGGCAATAAGAAATGGGAGATCTCATTGAAGGCTCCAGATAATGAATGTGATAATTTCGGAAAATGTGGGGTATTTGGCAGCTGCAATCCCCAGAGTTCACCGATCTGCAGTTGTTTGAAAGGTTTCAAACCCAAAAACAAGGAGGAATGGAGGAGAGGGAACTGGACAAGTGGGTGTACAAGACGAAAGGAACTGCAATGTGGTCTTGCAGGAAGTGAACAAGATGGGTTTCTGAGATTACAGATGATGAAAGTGCCAGAGAATGCTGAACTTGTTATTGGATTGAACTTGGATCAGTGTCGAACTGCATGCTTAACAAATTGCTCGTGCTTAGCTTATGCTTATGACACCCAGATTACATGCCTGACATGGAGTGGAAGCTTGATTGATGTTGCAAACCTTTCCCCTGGTGGTGTTGATCTGTTTCTCAGACTTGCACAATCAGAACTAA ATAATAAGAAAAGATTCAAGGAAATTATTGCAGTGAGTATAATatcagcagcagcagcagttTCTGCCATTATATGTCTCCTAATATGGATGGCATATAGATCAAACTGTAAGTCGCGACCACTACGACTCACTGAATTCGAAAAGAAAACAGCAATACCAGACCCATTTATGTTTGGAGACAGAAGTGAACTTCTGATAAATGACTTGCAAATACTAGAATTTGTAAAGCTGGCCGAAGCAACAAACAACTTCAGTGTGACAAATTTACTCGGAAGTGGTGGGTTTGGACCAGTATACAAG GGAAAACTAGAAAGTGGCCAGGAAATAGCTGTTAAAAGACTTTCAAGGGCATCAGGACAAGGAGTAGAAGAGTTCATGAATGAAGTTGAACTCATTTCAAAACTTCAACACCGAAATCTAGTCAAACTGCTGGGATGCTGTGTTGAAGGAGAAGAGAAGATGCTGATATATGAGTACTTGCCAAATAAAAGCTTGGATGCATTTCTATTCG ATCCACTGAAGCATAAGTTTTTGCAATGGAAACAACGATTCAACATCATTCAAGGAATATGTCGTGGCTTACTTTACCTTCATCGAGATTCCAGACTGAAAATAATACATAGAGATCTTAAAGCAAGCAACATTTTACTGGATGAAGACCTAAATCCCAAAATTTCAGACTTTGGCATGGCCAGGATTTTCGGAGGAAACCAGGATCAAGTTAGTACTAGGAGGATAGTTGGAACTTA CGGATATTTGTCTCCTGAGTATGCAATGGAAGGGCACTTCTCTGAAAAATCAGATGTATACAGCTTTGGGGTGTTACTACTGGAGATAGTAAGTGGAAAAAAGAACAGCAGTTTTTGGTATCAGGAAGATTCCTTAAGTCTCTTGGGATAT GCTTGGAAATTGTGGAATGAAAACTCTATCATTTTACTGATTCAACCATCAATATCTAGTCCAGACAACCAAGATGAGATTCTAAGGTGTATACATGTAGGGTTGTTGTGTGTACAAACATTAGCCAAGAACAGACCAAACACTTCAGTGATTATATCAATGCTTGTCGGAGATATTATTAATCTTCCTAGTCCTGAAGCGCCAGCCTTTGTAACACGCCAGGTATATACTGATACAGGGTCATCACAGATTACAGAAGAGAGTTCTTCTACAAATCATGTTACAATTACAAATTTAAGTGCTAG CACAAATCCTTTGAGTTCCATCAAGTTTGCTGGTAATGGCTTCACTGATTGGAAGCGTTCTGTTGTTATCACTCTTTCAGCCAGAAACAAACTCGGTTTCCTTAATGGAGATTATCCTGAACCTGAACCTAACACATCTGAACATGCTGCTTGGATTAGATGTAATGATTTGATAATATCTTGGCTTCTTTATTCTTTAGATACACAAATAGCCAAATCTGTACTTTACTTCAAAATTGCTTCAGAAATTTGGATTGATCTTGAAGAAAGATTTTGTTATACCTCTGGAGCTCAATTATATGACCTTGAACAACAGTTATATGAATTACATCAAGTAACAAAGTCCATTTCTGAGTATTACACTAGGCTCAAAGTCCTATGGGATGAACTAAATTCAGCATTTCCTCTACCTACTTGCACTTGTAATAAATGCACATGTAATCTCACTCAGAAGATTTTCAAGGCTCAACAAGATCAAAGGCTTATCCAATTTCTGATGAAAGTCAGTGAACACTTTACTCATGTTAGAAGTAGCATCCTGATGCAACAGCCTCTTCCACCT AGGTCTCTTCCCCTCAAGCCATATTCAGTCAACAGAACCTTTAATAGCAATAATCAACAGAAATTCAATGGTAGTTCTGGTTCTAATCAAAAGTACAATTCAGGCAATTTTGACAACCAACAAAGATATAGTAGCAAGAGACCAAGTTCTTCCTATTACTGCACACATTGCAAGATCCATGGGCATAGTAATTCAAGGTGTTTTGAATTACATGGTTATCCCCCTGGTTTTAAAGGCTTCAGAAACAAAAATGTTGCTGCTTTAACTCAACAGTCCACTGATTTACAAGATCCTCCTGACAATCCAAAAAATGCCACTATTCCTATGGAAGAATACAAATATCTTTTACAATGTATGAACAAGCAAGAAATACCACACACTCAGTCTATTTCATCTGATACTCTCCACTCAGCTCAAGCTCAATTAGTGGGTAAGATATGCTTGTTATCTTGTATGAAGTCCTCCTGGATTCTGGATAGTGGTGCAACAAATCATTTTTGTTCAGAACTTAATCTTTTTGATGAATGGCAATCCGTTGatggaaatgaaaattttatcacAATACCTAATGGAACTAAAATACCAGTCAAACATGTTGGCACTGTGAAATTATCTGATAAACTCAAGCTTCTTAATGTGCTTCATGTACCTGACTTTGAATTTAACCTCATTTCTGTACACAAGTTATCTACTGATCTTGATTGCAAAATCACCTTTTCTGGTGACAAGTGTTTCCTTCAGGCTCAGAAGTTGAGAGAGCCAGCACTTCTTCTTGGTAGGCTGAGAGGTGGTCCTTATCATATTGAAGATTCTCTCTGTTACAAGGATTCTCACTCACCTGTTCACTCTTATGTTTCAAGCAAATGCTTGAATGCTACCACGGAAGCGCAGTTGTGGCACCTCAGACTTGGTCATCTTCCCTTCAAACAAGTAAAGTCTCTTTTTCCCAATCAACTGAAAACAGAAGACATCATCTGTAAGATTTGTCCTCTAGCTAGACAAACTAGATTTCCTTTTGAAAATAGTTCAATAAAGAGTTTGAAGCCCTTTCAATTGATACATGTAGACTTGTGGGGTCCTTACAAGGTAAAGAATCATAATGGTTTTAATCAGTTTGTGACTATTGTGGATGATTACACTAGGCATGTATGGATTACATTGATCAAATATAAGTCTGATGTAATTTCAGTTTTGAAGAATTTTATTCATTATGTTGAAACACAATTTTCCTCCACTGTTATGTGTTTAAGAAGTGATAATGCTAGAGAAATTAAGGAAAGTGAAATGAAGCTGTTTTTACTAAATAAAGGTATCATACATCAAACAAGTTGTCCTGAGACTCCACAGCAAAATGGAGTAGTAGAGAGAAAGCATAGACATTTACTCGAAACTGCAAGAGCACTACACTTTCAAGCCAAGTTGCCATCTAAGTTCTGGGGGGAATCTGTGTTATGTGCTGCACACATAATCAATAGGATGCCACTCAAAAGCATAAACCAAAGTTCACCTTATGAAAGGTTATTTGGGCAAAAACCTTCCTTACAGCATCTCAAATGCTATGGCTGCCTCTGTTTTACCTCCACATTGTCCAATAACAGAACAAAGTTTGATACAAGGGCAAGACTATGTGTTTTCATTGGGTATCCACCACATCAGAAGGCTTACAAGGTACTTGATCTTCTCACCAACACCATACAtatttctagagatgttgtgttCCATGAGCAACATTTTCCATTCCACCACCATACCTCAAATTCTGATCTTGCATCCATACCCTTCCATGATATTTTCTTACCTCATATAACTTCTCATTCATCCAACATACTAGATGATGAACCAGATATTTTTCAACACTCTGCTCCTATTATAGACAATGATCACCTTCCTCCAACTTCTGACTTATTAAATGATTTCCCTGCAATAACCACTGATCCTACCACTTCATCCTCTCAAACAAGGCAATCTACCAGAATACATAAACCTCCTCCATATCTCAATGATTATCTCTGTTCAACCATTTCTTCTTCCAACTTCAAATGCAATGCAGTTGAATATTCTAGCCTACCTCAGCAACATCAAGCTTTGTTAGCCCATAGTTCACAAATTCCTGAACCAACATCCTTCTTGGAAGCAGCTTCTGATCAAAATTGGGTTCGGGCAATGGAGCAGGAGCTACAAGCCTTGAGAGCTAATGAGACTTGGGAAGTTGTGCCCTTACCAACACACAAGAAACCCATTGGATGTAAATGGGTATACAAGCTCAAACTCAAATCAGATGGCAGCATCGAAAGGTTTAAAGCTAGGCTAGTGGCAAAGGGGTTTACACAAAAATATGGTATTGACTTTGAAGAAACTTTCTCACCTGTCATCAAAATGCCTACCATCAGATGCTTACTTGCCCTAGCAGCACAGAAAAATTGGGATTTACATCAATTAGATGTAAataatgcttttcttcatggaGACCTACATGAAGAAGTCTACATGAAGATGCCAGAAGGAATTCCAAATCCAAATGGATATGTTTGTAAGTTAAAGAAGTCCATCTACGGATTAAAACAAGCTTCGAGACAATGGTTCTCTAAATTAGTTAAGAAACTACAAACTCAAGGCTTCATTCAATCCAAAAATGACTACTCTTTATTCATCAAAAGAGAGGGTGATCAGTTGACTTTGGCCGCTGTTTATGTGGATGACATCATTCTTACAGGGAATCACACACCTACTATTTTGGCCTTAAAACATCATTTACACACAACATTCAGCATTAAAGATTTAGGCCCTCTTCATTTCTTCTTAGGCATGAAAATATGTAAGACTTCTGCTGGTATAGTCTTAACACAACACAAATTCACCAAGGAATTGCTCAAGTTCAGTGGTCTTGATCTATCCCGAAGAACTACCACTCCTCTTCCCTCATCTTTCAAATTACATCCAAACATAGGAAGTCCTTATCCTGATCCAGCCTTCTACAGATCATTAGTTGGAAAGCTAAACTTTCTTACTCACAGCAGGCCTGACCTTACCTTTGCTGTTCAAACTTTGAGTCAGTTCATGCAAGATCCCAAGGTTCCTCATATGCAGGCCTTACACCATACATTAAGATATGTTGCTGGGTCCATTGGTCAAGAAATTCTACTAAAAGCCGGTGAACGTCTTTCTCTTATTGGGTATTCAGATTCAGATTGGGCCACTTGTCCCACTACTAGAAGGTCCATAACAGGATATCTTGTATTATTTGGAGGATCACCAGTCTCATGGAAAAGAAAGAAACAATCCACCATATCCAAGTCTTCCTCAGAAGCAGAGTATCGTGCCATGGCTGCAGTTGCTTCTGAAATTACTTGGTTAGTACGTTTACTAGATGAAATTGGAGTATCAAATTTAAAACCTGTCACTATATATTGTGATAATCAATCAGCTATCAGCATTGGCAAGAATCCCGTGCATCATGagcgtacaaaacacattgaaatAGATGCTCATTTCACTCGAGAAAAGGTCCTTGATGGTTTGTTACAGTTGCAATATCTTCCCACTTCTCAACAATTAGCAGATGCATTCACTAAGACTCTGTCTGCAGCACAACTACAATATTTGATGACCAAGCTAGGTCTAGTTCAAGCCACCATCCCTAGCTTGAGGGG ATTAAAGCTACATATACCCGTGGAAAAAATAATACTAGCAATCAACTCGGTATTCCTAGCCATGACTAAAACCTTGGATAAACTGCAAGTAAAGACCAAGTTTATCAACCGTATCAAATTCCTAAACAAAACAATGTATCTTCTTGATTATGCATTTCTTCTGTACGTATTTGCATTTGGTGCAAGATTCTGCTCTACAGAAGATAGTATAGCATCAACCAAGCTTCTAAAAGACCCAGAAACTATACTTTCCAACAACGGCCGTTTTAGACTAGGATTTTTCGGCATCTCGACCTTTACAAACCGTTATGTGGGCATCTGGTATAATCATCCTTCGGAAAAGGAAGTCATATGGGTAGCTAATAGGAACAATCCCCTCACTGATTCTTCTGGTTTGCTTAAATTATCAGTAGATGGGAATCTCAAAGTCTATAACGCAAGAAATGAAACACTCTGGTCATCAAATGTCAATAATCCTGGCACAAATTTTTCAATTGCACAACTATTGGATGATGGGAACCTTGTCATCAAAGGATTCTCATTTAACACGACTCATGAAAATGGGACAACCATATGGCAAAGCTTTCAGAATCCCAGTGACTCTATTATACCAAATATGAGCTTCAGTTCTGCCCCGTATTCTAATTTGAGGAGGGTGCAAGCATGGAAAAGCCCTTCAGATCCATCAAAAGGAAGGTTCTCACTAGGTATAAGTGCTAAAAATTCTTTAGGCATTTTTGAGATTATCATCTATGATGAAAATAAGCCACACTGGCGAACTGGTCCTTGGAATGGCAATGTTTTTATTGGAATAAGATCCAATCATACTGGTTATGGTAATATCTTGGTCAGAGGATCATTCACACAGCAAGAAGTTGGAGGGATGCTTTCCCTGATATATGCAGCAGCAAATCAGACTTTGTTGCCACATTATGTGTTAACCAATCAAGGAATTCTAGCTCAAAGATGGTGGGATGAGAACAATAAGAGCTGGAAGATTGCATTTCAAGCCCCATCAAATGAATGTGATATTTATGGAAAGTGTGGTGAATTTGGGTATTGCAATCCACAGACTGAACCAATCTGCAGATGTTTGAAAGGATTTGAGCCAAAGAATGAGGAGGAATGGAGGCGGGGGAATTGGACAAGCGGGTGTAAAAGAAGAAAACAACTGCAATGCGATGAAGCTGGTGGAGGGCAAAATGTGTTTCTGAGATTACAGATGATGAAAGTACCTGAAAATGCCGAGTTAACTATGGGATTGAACAAAGATGAGTGCAGAAATGCGTGCTTAACAAATTGCTCATGCTTGGCTTATGCATATGATAATCAGATCAAATGTTTGAAATGGAGCAGAACGTTGATTGATGTAGCAGACCTTTCCCCTGTTGGAGTTGATCTCTACCTCCGCCTTGCAAAATCTGAGTTAA atgataataaaaaaatcagaacCTCCATTTTAGTGAGTGTGATTCTAGGATCCGTTGCGGTTGTTGCCATCATGTGGTTCCTATGGAGGTTCCTATACAAGAGATCTCCAACAAAGTGTGAAGTGCCTCCTCTAATAATCTCAGAAACAGCAGATCAAAAGGAAACAGCAGACACATTTGTGTTGGGAGACAAAAGCAAAGTCACAATTCATGACTTGCAATTTGTGAAATTTGAAAAGCTGGTCAAAGCAACATATAACTTCCATGAAAGTAATTTGCTTGGAACTGGAGGATTTGGCGAAGTATATAAA GGAAAATTGATAGATGGACAAGAAATAGCAGTCAAGCGACTCGCAAGAGCATCCAGACAAGGCACTGAAGAATTTATCAATGAAATTCAACTAATTTCGAAACTTCAACATCGGAACCTAGTCAAACTCCTAGGATGCTGTGTTGAACGAGACGAGAGAATGCTGATATATGAGTACTTGCCTAATAAAAGCATGGATGCATTTCTATTTG ATCCAGAGAAGCGTGACCATTTAGACTGGAAAAAACGCTACAACATTATCGAAGGCATATGTCGAGGTCTACTATACCTTCACAGAGATTCCagatttaaaattattcacagaGACCTCAAACTAAGCAATATTTTGCTAGATAAAGACCTCAATCCGAAAATTTCAGACTTTGGCATGGCTAGAATTTTTGAGAGCAACCAAGATAAAGCTTGTACTCAGAGGGTAGTCGGAACATA TGGTTACATGGCTCCAGAATATGTAATGGAGGGCCACTACTCTGAAAAATCAGATATTTTCAGTTTCGGAGTGTTACTGATTGAGATATTAAGTGGACAAAAGAGCAACAGGTTCTCATATGAAGACTCTCTAGGTCTGTTAGGATAT GCATGGAAATTGTGGAACCAGGACAAAATCCTTTCATTGATAGATCCATTGATATCTGGTACGGGTCTCCAAGGTGAGATTGTAAGATGCATCCATGTGGGGCTACTGTGTGTGCAGGAATATGCCAAAGACAGGCCAAACACTTCAGTGATTTTGTCCATGCTCATCGGAGATACCGTGGATCTCCCCAGTCCTAAACCACCAGCTTTTATGACACGACAGATATATACTGATAGTAGAGCATCTCAAACCGTAGAAGATACTTCCTCCACAAATTATGTTACTAATACAACTTTAACTGTGCGATAA